Proteins found in one Pagrus major chromosome 20, Pma_NU_1.0 genomic segment:
- the LOC141015694 gene encoding MAGUK p55 subfamily member 3-like isoform X1 — MIEAMPIVSASTGLHETLALLTSQLHPDANHKEDLVFLKDVFSERSLGYLMKIHDKLRQYEKHSPTPVLHSASCLAEDLAEELQNGVMEDDERELLLLLTTPHLKAVLSAHDTVAQKNFDPVLPPLPEDLDDDLEEESVKIVRLVKNKEPLGATIRRDEATGAVIVARIMRGGAADRSGLVHVGDELREVNGNLITHKRPDEISQILSQSQGSITLKIIPAVAEEDKLKESRVYLRALFDYTPYEDKATPCQEAGLPFKRRDVLQVVSQEDNTWWQAKRVGDCNLRAALIPSTQFQERRLRYRIKMGSFPTPTSLKAPTYDRAEREDSDSEGALNGKDIGEEARSTAGLRRSFRLRKDRQSSPGEPQTPDANHTEFLIYEEVTQYRPRPGERPRLIVLIGSLGARITELKQKVIAENPRRYGLAVPHTTRARKCHEREGVEYHFITKAAFEADIQNGKFIEYGEYKDNLYGTSLESIHRILDQKKACLVDVQPEVLKTLRTTEFKPYVIFVRPRIYDSQRKLLGSSSSLSAGVTEDDLQEMKQSAERMDECYGHWVDYVLVKEDAASALAELQAVLERVQMEPQWVPVSWLRS; from the exons ATGATTGAAGCCATGCCCATCGTGTCTGCAAGCACAG GGCTGCATGAGACTCTGGCCCTGCTCACCTCTCAGCTCCACCCTGATGCCAACCATAAAGAGGACCTGGTTTTCCTCAAAGATGTCTTCAGTGAGCGGAGCCTCGGTTACCTCATGAAG ATCCATGACAAACTGAGGCAGTATGAGAAACACAGCCCGACTCCAGTTCTACACAGCGCCTCCTGTCTGGCAGAGGAT CTGGCAGAAGAGCTTCAGAACGGAGTGATGGAGGATGATGAGAGAgaactgcttctgctgctgacCACTCCTCACCTCAAG GCGGTGCTGTCCGCCCACGACACAGTCGCCCAAAAGAACTTCGACCCGGTGCTGCCGCCCCTGCCGGAGGATCTGGACGACGACTTGGAGGAAGAGTCGGTCAAGATTGTCCGCCTGGTGAAGAACAAGGAACCCCTG GGAGCAACTATCCGGAGAGACGAGGCAACAGGAGCTGTGATCGTGGCCAGAATCATGAGGGGAGGAGCAGCAGACCGCAGTG GTCTGGTGCATGTGGGCGATGAGCTTCGAGAGGTCAATGGAAACCTAATAACCCACAAAAGGCCAGATGAAATTAGTCAGATTCTG TCTCAGTCTCAAGGCTCCATCACACTGAAAATTATCCCGGCTGTTGCAGAAGAAGACAAGCTGAAGGAAAGCAGG GTCTACCTTCGGGCTTTGTTTGACTACACGCCCTATGAGGACAAGGCCACGCCCTGCCAAGAGGCAGGACTTCCTTTTAAGAGGCGGGACGTTCTTCAGGTTGTTAGCCAGGAGGACAACACCTGGTGGCAGGCCAAGAGGGTCGGCGACTGTAACCTGCGCGCAGCCCTCATCCCATCTACACAGTTCCAGGAGAG GCGCCTGAGATACCGGATAAAAATGGGTTCTTTCCCGACCCCAACGTCCCTTAAAGCTCCGACAT ATGATCGTGCTGAGAGAG aagacagtgacagtgagggTGCTCTGAATGGAAAGGACATAGGTGAGGAGGCTCGATCAACAG CTGGCCTGCGCCGGAGTTTCCGTCTCAGAAAAGATCGCCAGAGTTCACCAGGAGAGCCTCAAACTCCTGACGCCAATCACACAGAGTTCCTGATTTATGAAGAAGTAACACAATATCGGCCCCGTCCTGGTGAAAGACCTCGACTTATAGTGCTGATAG GGTCTCTGGGGGCTCGGATCACTGAGCTCAAACAGAAGGTGATTGCTGAAAATCCTCGACGTTATGGTTTGGCTGTGCCTC ACACCACTCGAGCCAGGAAGTGTCACGAGAGGGAAGGAGTCGAGTACCACTTCATCACTAAAGCTGCTTTCGAGGCTGACATCCAGAATGGCAA ATTTATTGAATATGGGGAGTACAAAGATAACCTGTATGGTACCAGTTTGGAGTCAATTCACAGAATTTTGGATCAGAAAAAGGCCTGTCTGGTGGATGTGCAGCCAGAG GTCCTGAAGACTCTACGTACCACTGAGTTCAAACCATATGTCATCTTTGTAAGGCCTCGCATCTATGATAGTCAAAGGAAACTACTTGGCTCCTCTTCCTCGCTCAGCGCAGGGGTCACG GAGGACGACCTGCAGGAGATGAAACAGTCAGCTGAACGGATGGACGAGTGCTACGGCCATTGGGTGGACTACGTCTTGGTGAAGGAGGACGCAGCCAGTGCCTTAGCTGAGCTCCAGGCCGTACTGGAGAGGGTGCAGATGGAGCCTCAGTGGGTGCCCGTGTCCTGGCTGAGGAGCTAA
- the LOC141015694 gene encoding MAGUK p55 subfamily member 3-like isoform X2: MIEAMPIVSASTGLHETLALLTSQLHPDANHKEDLVFLKDVFSERSLGYLMKIHDKLRQYEKHSPTPVLHSASCLAEDLAEELQNGVMEDDERELLLLLTTPHLKAVLSAHDTVAQKNFDPVLPPLPEDLDDDLEEESVKIVRLVKNKEPLGATIRRDEATGAVIVARIMRGGAADRSGLVHVGDELREVNGNLITHKRPDEISQILSQSQGSITLKIIPAVAEEDKLKESRVYLRALFDYTPYEDKATPCQEAGLPFKRRDVLQVVSQEDNTWWQAKRVGDCNLRAALIPSTQFQERRLRYRIKMGSFPTPTSLKAPTYDRAEREDSDSEGALNGKDIAGLRRSFRLRKDRQSSPGEPQTPDANHTEFLIYEEVTQYRPRPGERPRLIVLIGSLGARITELKQKVIAENPRRYGLAVPHTTRARKCHEREGVEYHFITKAAFEADIQNGKFIEYGEYKDNLYGTSLESIHRILDQKKACLVDVQPEVLKTLRTTEFKPYVIFVRPRIYDSQRKLLGSSSSLSAGVTEDDLQEMKQSAERMDECYGHWVDYVLVKEDAASALAELQAVLERVQMEPQWVPVSWLRS, translated from the exons ATGATTGAAGCCATGCCCATCGTGTCTGCAAGCACAG GGCTGCATGAGACTCTGGCCCTGCTCACCTCTCAGCTCCACCCTGATGCCAACCATAAAGAGGACCTGGTTTTCCTCAAAGATGTCTTCAGTGAGCGGAGCCTCGGTTACCTCATGAAG ATCCATGACAAACTGAGGCAGTATGAGAAACACAGCCCGACTCCAGTTCTACACAGCGCCTCCTGTCTGGCAGAGGAT CTGGCAGAAGAGCTTCAGAACGGAGTGATGGAGGATGATGAGAGAgaactgcttctgctgctgacCACTCCTCACCTCAAG GCGGTGCTGTCCGCCCACGACACAGTCGCCCAAAAGAACTTCGACCCGGTGCTGCCGCCCCTGCCGGAGGATCTGGACGACGACTTGGAGGAAGAGTCGGTCAAGATTGTCCGCCTGGTGAAGAACAAGGAACCCCTG GGAGCAACTATCCGGAGAGACGAGGCAACAGGAGCTGTGATCGTGGCCAGAATCATGAGGGGAGGAGCAGCAGACCGCAGTG GTCTGGTGCATGTGGGCGATGAGCTTCGAGAGGTCAATGGAAACCTAATAACCCACAAAAGGCCAGATGAAATTAGTCAGATTCTG TCTCAGTCTCAAGGCTCCATCACACTGAAAATTATCCCGGCTGTTGCAGAAGAAGACAAGCTGAAGGAAAGCAGG GTCTACCTTCGGGCTTTGTTTGACTACACGCCCTATGAGGACAAGGCCACGCCCTGCCAAGAGGCAGGACTTCCTTTTAAGAGGCGGGACGTTCTTCAGGTTGTTAGCCAGGAGGACAACACCTGGTGGCAGGCCAAGAGGGTCGGCGACTGTAACCTGCGCGCAGCCCTCATCCCATCTACACAGTTCCAGGAGAG GCGCCTGAGATACCGGATAAAAATGGGTTCTTTCCCGACCCCAACGTCCCTTAAAGCTCCGACAT ATGATCGTGCTGAGAGAG aagacagtgacagtgagggTGCTCTGAATGGAAAGGACATAG CTGGCCTGCGCCGGAGTTTCCGTCTCAGAAAAGATCGCCAGAGTTCACCAGGAGAGCCTCAAACTCCTGACGCCAATCACACAGAGTTCCTGATTTATGAAGAAGTAACACAATATCGGCCCCGTCCTGGTGAAAGACCTCGACTTATAGTGCTGATAG GGTCTCTGGGGGCTCGGATCACTGAGCTCAAACAGAAGGTGATTGCTGAAAATCCTCGACGTTATGGTTTGGCTGTGCCTC ACACCACTCGAGCCAGGAAGTGTCACGAGAGGGAAGGAGTCGAGTACCACTTCATCACTAAAGCTGCTTTCGAGGCTGACATCCAGAATGGCAA ATTTATTGAATATGGGGAGTACAAAGATAACCTGTATGGTACCAGTTTGGAGTCAATTCACAGAATTTTGGATCAGAAAAAGGCCTGTCTGGTGGATGTGCAGCCAGAG GTCCTGAAGACTCTACGTACCACTGAGTTCAAACCATATGTCATCTTTGTAAGGCCTCGCATCTATGATAGTCAAAGGAAACTACTTGGCTCCTCTTCCTCGCTCAGCGCAGGGGTCACG GAGGACGACCTGCAGGAGATGAAACAGTCAGCTGAACGGATGGACGAGTGCTACGGCCATTGGGTGGACTACGTCTTGGTGAAGGAGGACGCAGCCAGTGCCTTAGCTGAGCTCCAGGCCGTACTGGAGAGGGTGCAGATGGAGCCTCAGTGGGTGCCCGTGTCCTGGCTGAGGAGCTAA
- the psmc5 gene encoding 26S proteasome regulatory subunit 8 isoform X2, whose product MEMGESKGGSGLRQYYLSKIEELQLTVNDKSQNLRRLQAQRNELNAKVRLLREELQLLQEQGSYVGEVVRVMDKKKVLVKVHPEGKFVVDVDKNIDINDVTPNCRVALRNDSYTLHKILPNKVDPLVSLMMVEKVPDSTYEMIGGLDKQIKEIKEVIELPVKHPELFEALGIAQPKGVLLYGPPGTGKTLLARAVAHHTDCTFIRVSGSELVQKFIGEGARMVRELFVMAREHAPSIIFMDEIDSIGSSRLEGGSGGDSEVQRTMLELLNQLDGFEATKNIKVIMATNRIDILDSALLRPGRIDRKIEFPPPNEEARLDILKIHSRKMNLTRGINLRKIAELMPGASGAEVKGVCTEAGMYALRERRVHVTQEDFEMAVAKVMQKDSEKNMSIKKLWK is encoded by the exons ATGGAGATGGGGGAGAGTAAAGGTGGCTCAGGACTCCGGCAGTACTACTTGTCAAAGATAGAAGAGTTGCAg TTGACAGTGAACGATAAGAGCCAGAATCTCAGACGTCTGCAGGCACAGAGGAATGAGCTCAACGCCAAAG TGCGCCTCCTTCGTGAGGAGCTGCAGCTACTACAGGAGCAGGGGTCCTACGTAGGAGAGGTGGTTAGGGTCATGGACAAAAAGAAAGTGCTGGTCAAG GTGCATCCAGAAGGAAAATTTGTGGTGGATGTGGACAAGAACATTGACATCAACGAT GTGACTCCAAATTGCCGTGTGGCTCTTCGTAATGACAGCTACACCCTGCACAAGATCCTGCCCAACAAGGTGGACCCTCTGGTGTCCCTCATGATGGTGGAGAAGGTGCCGGACTCCACCTATGAAATGATTGGCGGCCTGGATAAACAGATTAAGGAGATCAAGGAAGTGATCGAGCTGCCTGTCAAGCACCCGGAGCTGTTTGAGGCATTAGGCATTGCACAGCCCAAG GGTGTGCTGCTGTACGGTCCCCCGGGTACAGGGAAAACCCTGCTGGCCAGAGCTGTGGCCCACCACACTGACTGCACCTTCATCAGGGTGTCCGGCTCTGAGCTGGTCCAGAAGTTCATCGGAGAGG GTGCCCGTATGGTGCGTGAGCTGTTCGTCATGGCTAGAGAACACGCTCCCTCCATCATCTTCATGGACGAGATCGACTCCATTGGCTCGTCCCGTCTGGAGGGCGGCTCGGGTGGTGACAGCGAGGTGCAGAGGACGATGCTGGAGCTGCTCAATCAGCTGGACGGCTTCGAGGCCACCAAGAACATCAAG gtCATCATGGCCACCAACCGTATTGACATCCTGGACTCGGCTCTGCTCAGGCCAGGCAGAATCGACAGGAAGATCGAGTTTCCCCCTCCAAATGAAGAG GCCCGTCTGGACATCCTGAAGATCCACTCCAGGAAGATGAACCTGACACGTGGCATTAATCTGAGGAAGATCGCAGAGCTGATGCCTGGAGCTTCTGGTGCTGAGGTTAAG gGTGTTTGCACAGAGGCAGGGATGTACGctctgagagagaggagagttcATGTCACCCAGGAGGATTTTGAGATGGCTGTGGCAAAG GTGATGCAGAAAGACAGCGAGAAGAACATGTCGATCAAGAAGCTGTGGAAGTAA
- the psmc5 gene encoding 26S proteasome regulatory subunit 8 isoform X1, whose product MEVDGIDHMEMGESKGGSGLRQYYLSKIEELQLTVNDKSQNLRRLQAQRNELNAKVRLLREELQLLQEQGSYVGEVVRVMDKKKVLVKVHPEGKFVVDVDKNIDINDVTPNCRVALRNDSYTLHKILPNKVDPLVSLMMVEKVPDSTYEMIGGLDKQIKEIKEVIELPVKHPELFEALGIAQPKGVLLYGPPGTGKTLLARAVAHHTDCTFIRVSGSELVQKFIGEGARMVRELFVMAREHAPSIIFMDEIDSIGSSRLEGGSGGDSEVQRTMLELLNQLDGFEATKNIKVIMATNRIDILDSALLRPGRIDRKIEFPPPNEEARLDILKIHSRKMNLTRGINLRKIAELMPGASGAEVKGVCTEAGMYALRERRVHVTQEDFEMAVAKVMQKDSEKNMSIKKLWK is encoded by the exons ATGGAGGTGGACGGAATTGATCAT ATGGAGATGGGGGAGAGTAAAGGTGGCTCAGGACTCCGGCAGTACTACTTGTCAAAGATAGAAGAGTTGCAg TTGACAGTGAACGATAAGAGCCAGAATCTCAGACGTCTGCAGGCACAGAGGAATGAGCTCAACGCCAAAG TGCGCCTCCTTCGTGAGGAGCTGCAGCTACTACAGGAGCAGGGGTCCTACGTAGGAGAGGTGGTTAGGGTCATGGACAAAAAGAAAGTGCTGGTCAAG GTGCATCCAGAAGGAAAATTTGTGGTGGATGTGGACAAGAACATTGACATCAACGAT GTGACTCCAAATTGCCGTGTGGCTCTTCGTAATGACAGCTACACCCTGCACAAGATCCTGCCCAACAAGGTGGACCCTCTGGTGTCCCTCATGATGGTGGAGAAGGTGCCGGACTCCACCTATGAAATGATTGGCGGCCTGGATAAACAGATTAAGGAGATCAAGGAAGTGATCGAGCTGCCTGTCAAGCACCCGGAGCTGTTTGAGGCATTAGGCATTGCACAGCCCAAG GGTGTGCTGCTGTACGGTCCCCCGGGTACAGGGAAAACCCTGCTGGCCAGAGCTGTGGCCCACCACACTGACTGCACCTTCATCAGGGTGTCCGGCTCTGAGCTGGTCCAGAAGTTCATCGGAGAGG GTGCCCGTATGGTGCGTGAGCTGTTCGTCATGGCTAGAGAACACGCTCCCTCCATCATCTTCATGGACGAGATCGACTCCATTGGCTCGTCCCGTCTGGAGGGCGGCTCGGGTGGTGACAGCGAGGTGCAGAGGACGATGCTGGAGCTGCTCAATCAGCTGGACGGCTTCGAGGCCACCAAGAACATCAAG gtCATCATGGCCACCAACCGTATTGACATCCTGGACTCGGCTCTGCTCAGGCCAGGCAGAATCGACAGGAAGATCGAGTTTCCCCCTCCAAATGAAGAG GCCCGTCTGGACATCCTGAAGATCCACTCCAGGAAGATGAACCTGACACGTGGCATTAATCTGAGGAAGATCGCAGAGCTGATGCCTGGAGCTTCTGGTGCTGAGGTTAAG gGTGTTTGCACAGAGGCAGGGATGTACGctctgagagagaggagagttcATGTCACCCAGGAGGATTTTGAGATGGCTGTGGCAAAG GTGATGCAGAAAGACAGCGAGAAGAACATGTCGATCAAGAAGCTGTGGAAGTAA